The DNA sequence GCGGGTGCAAAGTGCAACCGTTGGCTGCACCAAAAACGCTTTTTCTtacctttttcttcctttctttcgtTCTTCgctttcactctctctctctctctctctctttgtaaAAGGCTTGATCCGATCTCCAAACCTCTGTTGCTTGCAATTTGTGTTTCGCACGCTCCACAATCATATTTATCTGCCCGTCAGTCTCCTCTGCCCGCTTCTGATCTCCGAACGATACGATTGCCGCGTTGTCGATTGATTGAATTTCTTGTTGTTGGGTTCTCCTTCTTGAACTTCTTGATCATCCCTGTCGATCGACACAGTAAGTTCTTGTCGCCGAAACCAAATGTCCCCTCATTTGCTTTCCGGGCATCTGAGAAAGTTTCCGACTTTAACCGCAGATGCAATGCAATGTCATGTATGGTGGATGGAAAGTTTGCAACTTCTTGGCATGCCCATCTGCTTGGTTTTTATCCAATTGATGCCTTGTTTCTCCTCTGTTTTCATTGTCCTGGTATGCTCTTGAATCGGGTCGTGGAACATATTCTGCATTGGTGAAGAAATCAATGAGGTTTCGGCATGGAAATGCCTTCGTGGAGTTTGGCCTTTTTCCTGTTAATCCCAATTTAGTGGCCAGGGTTCCGATTCCCTGACGAAATCATGACCATATAAGAGAAAATTTGGATGCAATGCGATACATTCAGGACTCGAGCTAGTTTGAATTCGAAACTGAGAAAGTTTGCATAAAATGTGCTAAAGTTATCAGATTATCGGGTGATTGGTCTTTAGTGGTGTCATCAACTCTGAAGCTAGTCATTGCTCATCCTGTTAATCAAATACATCTAAAACCCATAGCTGATTCGATCTAGACGTGAACTCTTTTGTTGCTAGCCAGGCTTTCTTTCTTGTCACTTCATCACTTAAGCCATGACCACCGAGCTCCTGGATATTCAACCCCGCGAGCTCAAGTTCACATGTAAGTTTACCTTGACTAATCCATCTGCTTTTCCAGTATTAACTCGAATTCTAAGTCAAGTAGATTTTATGCTTTTGAAGTTGGTTGTTATTATCTCGAGATATAATTAAAccgaaattttcttttttcttttttttttaattgtatgGATACTTAATACATATCTGATGCTAaggattcttttcttttctctgtGACTGCATACTGTAgttgaattgaagaaacaGAGTTCGTGCTCAATTATACTCAGCAACAAGACTGAACAGCATGTTGCTTTCAAGGCAAGTCGTCTTATTTTCACGTGTCTACAATCGTATGCTTGTCCTGAGTGCAACGCCATTGCTGCGATCTATATGTTCTATTCAGTACTGTTGAGAAGAAATTTCGATGAAGTTCATGTTTTCAGTTGCATGTTTCATTTCTTGACGATTGGTTGGATAACCGATGATTCCAGGTTAAGACCACATCACCAAAGAAATACTGCGTACGACCCAACAGCGGTGTCATCAAACCAAAATCTTCATGTGACTTTACAGGTGAGTGATTTAACCAACACTCTAATTTTACGGCTTTACTTCAATCTGATTCACTGTACAGTCCGTCTTATACTTCAGATGATGAATTTGATACATTTTATTTGAGAGGTTCTTCTTTCACCATTGATTATTTTGCTGCAGTAACAATGCAAGCTCAGAGGGTAGCACCTCCGGAGATGAAATGCAAAGACAAATTCTTGGTGCAGAGCACCATCGTTCCATTCGGAACTAGTGAAGAGGAAATAACTTCTGATTTGGTGAGAAGAGTCTCTAGTATCTGTTTTTAATACATTTGTTTACAGCAGAACGGTTCGACTTAATCCATTTTCTGTCTTCAGTTTGCCAAAGGAAGTGGGAAGTATGTTGAAGAGAGGAAGATAAGAGTGTCACTCGTTAGTCCGGTCGAATCTGCAGTACTACTGCCAATCAATGGAGGTCAGAAGCAGGACCCTTGCCCGGAAGCTTCGCTACTGAGTGATAGAGTCCCCAGTGGGATTGAAAACATCCCTCCGCCTCACACAGTAAGAGAAACCGAAAAATAATTCAATCGTCGTGTGGCTGTGGAAATGGGATTCAgttttctgttttcttttaCGAATTTTCCAGTGACACGGGCAACACTTCATTCTTTCATCCAAAGAAACATCTAACCGGAAATCCAACCTTACCTTCTTATATTTCCTGGAAATCGAAAACTGTGGTACCAACTCGACATTGTTTTAACTTATCGAACATTTCAATATTCCTAAGCATGCATGTTATCTTTTGTGTAGGTGTCTGAGGATATGGAGGGATTGGATGCAGGGAAGGCCTCAGTCGGCCATCAGGAAGAAACCAACGAGACAGAGCCAACGACATTTTGGCACGAGGACGAACTTAAAATTTATCAGAACATTCAGTACCCAAACTCAGCAGAGGACTTGGAGGGATTGAAATCGAAGCTCAGAGTGATGGACTCAAAACTGAGAGAGGTGCGTTCATTCAGCTTCTAATTGATTCTCCTACATCCAGTTCCGAAGAAGATAACGCGCAGAGCATGTCACGGGATATTGCAGGCTGAACGTACTATTGTGAAGCTAACAGAAGAGAGAAGAGTGACAAACCGGGAGAGGGAAAAACTCAAGCGCGATTTGGTAAACTCATTACTAATATCAATTCTGTCCAACAATCAGTGATCAATTAATACTTGTTCGGTTGTGCTTGAAACTGCGATCCATCTACAATAAATCGCTGTTTCTCTCCCGATTGCAGGAGATGTTGAGGAAGAGCCGGCCGAAGAAAGCTCAAGTGGGTTTTCCTTTGCTCTATGTATGCACGGTTGCTCTTATTAGCATGGTCGTGGGATATTTGGCCCATACTTAGCACTGGCAACTTTTACTGTCGCCGTACATCCTCCGAGAATCCGGTGATGCAAGACATTGGCCTGCTTGTATGTCTTGACGGATGTCCAGTAACGAACTTTCCATTGCCCAGCTTCAATGGCGGTGCTTCCATTTCAATGGAAACAATAGGAAGTTTTGGGCAATTTTCTCGCTGTTGATGATCGCAATGATAGTGGCCCGATGAGTACTCGAAATTCATTCGGTATAGTATCGATGGACTAAAAAAGCCTCATGTTGCACCTTAGTAGACtagaatattaatataaacatTATCCTGACAAAATTCAATTCGGGTGGCTTACAAACTACACAAAATCGCATTGATAGAACCCAGCACACATTATATAGACACAagcattttttattatctagCAAAACCAGAGCAACAGGCAAATACCAGTTATGCCGAGAAACCTTCTCCAGAAAAGTTCGAGCCTTAGATTGGCATTTGAACCGTCATCCGCAATATCTTACCTACAACAACACGTCACTATGAATGGCTGCTCTGTACATTCTCTCTCGAAGGACCTTGTTGAAGGACCTCTACCGCCACTGAGGGTTGTCGCGCTCGGTCGGCGACCCAGGGACAAAAGGGACGAAGCCCCGTCCTCCGAAGACAGGGCGCATGAAAGAGTCGTCGAACTTCCGCCAGTAGTGATGCACGCTCCGGCTCGGTGTGGTCAGGAGCATGCGAAGGCTCGACGGGCGGGGAACGTTCTGGCCGTTGGATTCCGAGCACTGCCCGTTGCTGAGGAGTGGTTCGATGATGAAGGATTTTGGGGAGGATGGCTCAGAGGAAGTCATGCTTGTGAAATGCTTTGGCGAAGGGAGCAAGTACCGGACCAGAGGTTTAGTGATCAGCCCAAACACCTGCAACTCCGATAATGTCAACTGAGCAGAGATTTTCCTGAGAAACATAAGAATGGAATCCCGATCCAGTTTTTAAGAATAAGGGTCTTACCATAGTGCTGAATAGAACAACTGTAATGGTACTCGTGATCATGAATGCGTTCTTGCGGAGTTTTGCATCGGACTGAGTGAACTGCAGGCATAGTATTCACGGATCAGATGCCTTGCAGAATAAGGAGTCTATCCCGCAGGAGAACTCTAACATCCCGAACATATCCATATGTACATCCATTTTTCTGTTTCTTATGCTTACCTTATTATAAGCAAGAGCCATAGAAACAGCTCCGCGCATGAGGCCAGCCCACCAAATTGTGATCTGAAAATCAAATCATAGTTTACACAATTTAGAAATGGCTGCCCTGGTAACCACTGCAAATAGAGCATGAGAGGGAGGGGGGgggaggagagggagagggagagggagatcGATCCCACCTGTTGCTTCCAGTCGATTTTGTCGTACTTGGACTTCTTAGTCAAGTTCGACAGGAATGATAATGGGAAAACAAAGGCTGCCCTCCCAAGTAAAACCAGTCCCAAGAGTATCGAGCTCAGCTTGACTGATTTTGCTGGACTGGAGATGAATGAAGAGCAGTAAAGAAAGCAATATTTTCACATAATTGAACTGCTTTATCTCAAAGGAAATGAAGAAAAGTGAGTCTCATGCTGACCTATCACTGACGAGCTTCCATCTCTCAATATCCAATGCATCCATCCCAACATAAAGGAATATGAAAATCTCCGCTACAAACGATAAAGTTGCAAAGGTATGCCTGCATTATATGGCCAAAACAGAATAATTTTAATCATTCGCTTACTCTTATGGTGAAAAGGGGGGGAAAATTACGATTTTTCTAAG is a window from the Punica granatum isolate Tunisia-2019 unplaced genomic scaffold, ASM765513v2 Contig00357_ERROPOS270092, whole genome shotgun sequence genome containing:
- the LOC116190192 gene encoding vesicle-associated protein 1-3-like → MTTELLDIQPRELKFTFELKKQSSCSIILSNKTEQHVAFKVKTTSPKKYCVRPNSGVIKPKSSCDFTVTMQAQRVAPPEMKCKDKFLVQSTIVPFGTSEEEITSDLFAKGSGKYVEERKIRVSLVSPVESAVLLPINGGQKQDPCPEASLLSDRVPSGIENIPPPHTVSEDMEGLDAGKASVGHQEETNETEPTTFWHEDELKIYQNIQYPNSAEDLEGLKSKLRVMDSKLREAERTIVKLTEERRVTNREREKLKRDLEMLRKSRPKKAQVGFPLLYVCTVALISMVVGYLAHT